ATGTAACTGTATTTTCAGCTGGATCAAAATCAGTTGTATTAGCAAGCAAGAAACGGACAGTGTTTCTAATTTTACGATATGATTCAGAAATCTGTTTAAAACTATCCATTGAAACACGTACATCAGCAGATGTATCCACACTTAAAACCCATAAACGAATAATTTCGGCACCCATTTGTTTAATTACCTTTTCAGGAACAATCGTGTTACCGAGAGATTTACTCATCTTGCGTCCTTCACCATCAAGCGTAAACCCTTGTGAAAGAACTTGTTTATATGGTGCTTTACCTGATACAGCAACACTTGTGATCAAACTAGAATTAAACCAACCACGGTATTGATCTGAACCTTCAAGATACATGTCACTTGGATAATTTAAGTTTTCACGGGCTGCCAAAACGCCCTGATGTGAAGATCCTGAATCAAACCAAACATCCATAATATCAGTTTCTTTGGTAAATGTACCATTTGGTGAATGCTCACTTGTAAATCCTTCAGGTAGTAATTCTTTTGCTTCTTTTTGGAACCAAATGTTAGAACCATTCTTTTCAAATAAATCTGCCACATGCTCAACTGTTTCTTTAGTGATAATTGCTTCCCCATCTTCACCATAGAAAATTGGCAATGGAACACCCCAGACACGTTGTCTTGAAATTACCCAATCACCACGATCACGAATCATATTATGCAGACGTTTTTGTCCCCAATCAGGGAAGAACTTAACGTCATCAATTGCGCTCAGAATTTCAGAACGAATTTTATCTACTGAGGCAAACCACTGTGGCGTAGCTCTAAAGATAATTGGCTTTTTAGTACGCCAATCAAATGGATAACTATGTTCAAGTGGCATGTACTTGAGAAGAAGATTGGCAGCCTTTAATTTATCCAATGAAATTTGATTAGCATCTTCATAAAAGACACCCTCAAAATCACTGCCCGCCTCTGCTGTTAAATACCCTTTGTCATCAACAGGCACAAGAATATCAAGATCATATTGCATACCAACGTTAAAATCATCTTCACCAAAGCCTGGTGCCGTGTGAACAAGCCCTGTACCTGAATCTAATGTTACAAAATCACCAATCATTGTAACTAATTTACGATCTGGATAGAAAGGATGTTCTGTTAATACATACTCTAGATCTGAACCCTTGACAGTTTTTACTATCTCATATTTTTCCCAGCCAAAACGTTCCGCATTAACTTCAACAAGTTCCGTGGCAATCACAAATTTACGTTGCTCACCTTCTGGCTGTACAACTGAATAATCGAAATCCTTATCAACTGTAATTCCTTCAGAACCAGGAATTGTCCATGGTGTTGTTGTCCAGACAACCATATATGTATCTTCATCCAAAACACCTTTACCATCAACAACATGTTCACCATAAAAAGCAGAAGGCGATGTCACATCATGATACTCAACTTCTGCCTCTGCCAAAGCAGATTCAGATGACCATGACCAAAATACTGGTTTCTTACCTTTATAAATTAACCCGCGTTCCGCCATTTTACCAAAGACTCGAACTTCTTGTGCTTCAAATGTTGGATCAAGTGTAACATATGGATTATCCCATTCTCCGGCAACTCCAAGCCTCTTAAAGTCCTTACGCTGTTTATCTACCTGTTCTAATGCATATTTTCGACATTCTTCACGAAACTCAGCAATAGACAATGCTTTACGATCAACCCCAGCCTTTTTTAATTGCTGCTCAATTGGTAGACCATGAGTATCCCATCCTGGAACATAAGGTGAGCGAAAACCCATCATTGATTTAGAACGTACAATAAAATCTTTTGAAATTTTATTCATTGCATGTCCCATATGAATATTTCCATTTGCATATGGAGGACCATCATGTAACACAAAGGAAGGTTTACCTTCATTTAATTTTTGTCTTTTTTCATAAACCTTATTTTCTTCCCAAACATTTTGTCGCTCTAATTCACGAACTGGCAAATTTCCTCGCATTGGAAACTTAGTTTTACCTAAATTTAATGTTTCTTTGATTCTCATTACCATCTCTCCTTACCAAATATTATTTTAAACAAAAAAAAGACCTCATCCCAAGGGACGAAAATCTTTCGCGGTACCACCCAATTTAGAAAAATATAAATTATTTTTCTCTCTCAAATAGCTAATTAACGATTGCCAACCGGATAAACTTACTACTAAGTTCAGTCTATCTGCAAAAAGATGATAAACATCAAAGAATTGAATGTCAAACTTTCACCACACATTGACTCGCTATCTCAGGAACTTCGATGTTCGTATTCTTTTTATTACTTAAGGTTTTCGGAAGATGAATTCTCATCGAAATGCTGACCTTCGTCATCTTCAGGAAAAATAACCACAGCCTTTTTCTCACTAACTGTTTCTTCAACCTTATCATCTTCAACCTCAATATTTGAAAATGATTGTACTTCTTTAGCAGCAGCTTTGTCAAGTTCAGAATCTCTCCTGATTGCTTCTTGAATCTCTTCATAACTACTTGTATCACCTTGACGTAAAATTTCGTCCCACTCGCTGCCTTTAACAACTTCGAGTTGTGACTCCATCATAACTTGCAACTTTTGTCTGAAAATTCGTGCTTGTTTTTTCAAATCATCAGTCTCAAATATTAACCTTTTAGCTTTTTGCGAAGCATCTTCAACAATTCTTCTCGCCTTCTCATTTGCTTCATCAACAATATCCTTAGCTTGTTTTTGAGCTTCATGATTAATAATTTCAGCTTCACGTTGAGAATTTGCCTTAACTTTGTCAGCTGCTTCTTGTGCCACAATAATCGACTGATTAAGAGAATCCTTTAAATCATTAAAATACTTCAGTTTCTCTTCGTTTTGCTTTAGTCCATCAGCTAATTTTTCATTTTCTTTAAGATTCAGTTCATAATCTTTAATGATTTGATCCAGAAAATCATTTACCTCATCTTGATCGTAACCACGCAATTTAACACGAAACTCTTTGTTATGAATATCTAATGGGGTCAAAGTCATATCCCCAACACCTCCATGTATGTATTATTTTTTTAAAACATCCGTTTTCACTCGTATCTTTCCTTTTTTTGAAACACCTTGAAGCTCATTTAATCTAAATCTTCCATAGCCTCGCACAGAAACAATATCATGCTCAGCAACTTCTACATCAGGTTTTTCAATATTCATCCAATTAAGAACCACTTTACCTGATCCCAATAGATCCTTAACGTGCTTCCTAGATAGATTATAAACCCCCGCAATCAGAGTATCCAATCTTAACGAACTAACTGTTAGTTGATAATTTTGCCACCCATCAATTGGTGCTATAATTTCAGCTTTATCTACCTCTTCAAGATGAACTTTTACCTTCCCAATACTTTCAACTTGAAGCTTTAAGAAATTAACCATATTAGTGGCCGTAACAAATTGCCACCGTTCACTGTCAGTGACAATATCACCAATTAAGCTACGCCTAATTCCAATATTAGTTAGCGCTCCTAAAACTTGACTATGCTTTAAAGTTGCAAACTTAGTCGGATATTTTACCAAAATGAGTGAAAATTCAAAATCAGCATCATTAGGTTCATAGTATCTTGGATAAAAAAGAGCTCTACGCCTCTCTGCCTTATGAAATAGACCAGATGTTTTCATTCTTAAATCAGGTTCAGTGTTCAAGAGTGTTTGTGCAATGTAAACTTCGCGCGGATTTAGAAAATCTGTTAATATTGGTCGATATTCGGTTGCTGCTTGTGTCATTAAACTACTGAGTTCATCAATAATTGGTGATTCTTCACTTCTAAAATGTTGATATATTGTTTGCTTATCCATAGCTACATAATCACACTAAAATTGTTAAAAAACCAAAAGCCAAACTAAATACAAAATTAAAACCACTCTGAATAAAGCGCAGGGCAATCAATGCAACGATTGGAGCAAAACTTATTCCACCAATTAGGGGTACAAATCTATCAAAAAAGGATAAATATGGTTCACATATTCTGCCCAAAATCTCAGATAATTTTGAACCTTGAGCCATTGGGAACCAGCTCATTAATACATAAACTATAATTGCAAATGAGTAAAGTTCAAAAAGGCGATTAACAATTGTTAAAATCATATATATACATAACTCCTTGAATTAATTGAAATCCGAATCTGTAAATTCTGTTGTAACATTTCCTTCAACAACAAAACCAGCCGGTGTGCAAAGAAAAATTTGATCACCAATTCTTTGAATCTCACCATTGATTGCAAAAATGGTACCCGTCAAGAAATCAACAATCCGTTTGGACTGCTGTTCCTCCATACGTTGAAAATTCACAACAGCAGCCTGATCACTCAGTAACCGAGTGGCTATAGCTTTGACATCAGAATAAACTCTTGGTTCAAAAAGTGCAATTTTCTTTTCAGACATTGCTCGCCTCTTTCCATCAAGTGAAACTACTTTTTTATTAGTATCAACTTGCGGACTTTCCTGATCCTCATATTGATAGTTTTCATCATCAAACTGATCTTCAGATATTCCAAAAAATTTGCCAAATTTTGCTCCTAAGGCCATCCCTATCACCTCCTAATCCCAACAGTACTGTTTTTATTTACGACGATGACGGAAAAACGGAGGTGTATTTAAACCATCCTCATCGTTATCATCTTTTTCCTTTTCTGTATCCATCTTGAATATATCAAATTTTTTCTTTTCAACATTTCTAAACTCATCAGTTTTTACATCGTCAACTGGTCGTTCCTCAGTAGTTTCACGACGTAAATCCCAATCTTTTAACGGGTCATTATTCTCAGTTTCTCTTACCGTTTCAACATTATCATTTTTTCTAAGATTGTTATAATTATCTTGAGTAAGTCTAGTAGATCTTTTATTGTCCAAATTTTTCTTATCAATTCCAGTTGCAATAACAGTTACAACTACAGTGTCTTCAAGATCTTCGTTAATTGACGTACCAAAAATAATATTGACATCGCTCGTTGCAGCTTGAGCAACAATATCTGAGGCATCTTGTGCTTCAAAAAGACTCAAATCAGGTCCACCAGTAATATTAAGCAATACCTGTTCAGCTCCATCAATCGAAACTTCCAACAAAGGTGAAGAAATTGCCTTCTTTGTTGCGTCAGCAGTTCTATTTTCACCATTTGCTGAACCAATTCCCATTAAAGCAGAACCTTGATTTTCCATAACCGTTTTTACATCAGCAAAATCCAAATTAACATATCCAGGAGAAGTAATTAAATCTGAGATTCCTTGAACACCTTGTCTTAAAACATTATCGGCTTCTTTAAAAGCCTCCATCATTGGTGTCTTCTTATCTACAATCTCAAGTAACCTGTTATTTGCAATAATTACTAACGTATCAACATGTTCTTTCATTTGAGCGACGCCTTCTGCCGCAAAACGAGCACGTTTTGGCCCTTCAAAACTAAAAGGTCTTGTGACCACGCCGACTGTCAAAGCGCCTTGTTCTTTAGCGACTTTGGCAATAATAGGAGCAGCACCGGTTCCTGTTCCACCACCCATTCCAGCAGTAACAAAAATCATATCTGCTCCTTTAAGTGCTTCAGCCAAAGCTTCTTCACTCTCTTGAGCTGCCTTATCACCGACTTCAGGATTTGAACCTGCCCCTAATCCTCGAGTTAATTTTGGCCCAAGTTGAATTTTTGTTTCAGCTTTTGAGCTAGCTAGGGCTTGTACATCTGTATTAGCAACAATAAATTCAACACCTTTTACATCATCAGCAATCATGCGATTTACAGCATTCCCGCCAGCACCACCAACACCAATAACTTTGATTGTTGCTCCTTTGTTTTCATTTGCATCCAGTGAAAATTCCATTGCATTCCCTCCAAATTATTTTCAGTCAAAAAAGGTATTGAAAAAGTTCTTAATTCCCTCAAAAGAACTGTTCTTTTTTACTTTTTGCTTTTTCTGTTCCGTATTTTTGTTATAATCTACCTGCTGTTCATGTGTATCATCTTCAACATTATCCTCGATTACTGAAATATCACCTTCCAGTGAGGCCTTCACAACTTTTTCAATCTCACTTTGCTTAGTCATATATGCTACCAAGCCGATTGACTGTGTGAACGAGGGATGTCTCAACCCCATTTGTTGTGGAATAAATAATTTAATATTTGTCTCAAAAATATCTTCTGCTAACTCTTTAATACCGGGGAGAGCAGAAACACCACCTGTAATAATAATCCCCCCAGGAAGTTGCAATGCGTCAATCTCTTCTAAAACAGTTTTTAATTTCGTGAATATTTGTGTCAAACGCGCTTCAATAATTTCACTTAGATATTCACCACTAATTTGCACCGTATCAGCCTTTCCAACCACTTCTACAGGAAAAACGTCATCTTTAGATGCTAGATAACTAGCAGCGTATCCAAAATTACGCTTAATTTTTTCAGCATTCTCGAGTGAAGTATTTAGAACAACGGAAATATCTTTAGTAACAAATTTTCCGCCTTCTTGATCAACATATGTATATTTTAACTTATGATCATGTACGACAGCTGCTGTTGTCTGACCGCCGCCTAAATCAATTAAAACCGCTCCAAAATCCTGTTCCCCATCACTAAGCGCTTGTGTTGCAAGTGCTAGGGGTGCAACAATCGTATCTTTCACTACAAGACCTGCACGTTCAACACACTTAACTGTATTATGCAGAACAGTCCTGGGACCAGTATACAAGACACCATTCATTTCAAGACGTACACCAACCATTCCACGCGGATCTTTAATACCATCAAACCCATCAACTGTAAATTCGTTGGGAATAACATCAATAATATCTCGTTCTGGTGGTAATTTCTGTACAAGCGCTGCCTTTGTCACATGATAAACATCAGTACTATCAATTTCTTTTGACTTTCCACTGCCATCACCAACCGCTATCATTCCATTACATGGAACAATTTCTAAAAAATTAGCTGGGATGCCTACTGTTACTTCCGAAATTTGAATATTTGCTTTTTGCTCTGCCTGATCAACGGCAGCCTTAATTGCATCAACAGCTCTGTCGATATCAACAATGACTCCGCGGCTCAATCCATCGGAGCGCTCACTTCCTACCCCAATAATATTAAGCTGTCCCTTGACAAATTCCGCTACGATTACTTTAATCGAAGTAGTCCCAATATCAAGTCCAACATAAATTCCTGAATTATCCATTGGTTGAGCTCCCTTCTAAAAAATAAATTAAAAAAACATTACTAATTTTTTATTCAAACTAACAACTAGAATTTTACCACAACACGTGGCATTTATACACTTTTCAAGAATTTTTATTGTACAAATTATTAAATTTTTATTTTAATTCTGTTGAATAGGCGCCAACTTCAAAATCTATTCTAATTTTACCAGAAGCCTTAGCTTTAATCTGTGAATAATATTGCATTTTTCTTGCAAAAGTAGATAAAGTTGCAATAATTTCATTGCCATCATTCATATAAACCTTAATTCGTTCGGGATTAACAGAATCCGGCGTTGCATGAATCTCTGAAATACCCGTTAATACACTTGATGACAGTTTGTTCATTTGCTTTGCTAATAACTTAGTTTCAGTAGAATTCTTGAAATTTGAAAAGACAGGCAAGTTCCCCTCGGGTGATGTATGCTTTACTGTTGATACATTGCCTGCACTATTCAAAGCATAGTAATTATCACTTTTTAACAAGTATCCCACAATCGTTTCCTTAGAAATCCGTATATTAACCGTTCTGTTACTCAAAATGAACCGTGCATTTCTAACCTCACTAATATTTTTTTTAATCAAGTTAGATGACTCTTTTTTTCTCAGATATACCTGCATCATATAATCATTTGTTCTAATACCACTAACATTCTTAATTGCTTCTTGGGTGACTTGATCTACGCCTGTAACTTTTATCTCTTTAACCTTACTAATTGGCAAGATAAAATAAAG
Above is a window of Liquorilactobacillus hordei DSM 19519 DNA encoding:
- the ileS gene encoding isoleucine--tRNA ligase, which codes for MRIKETLNLGKTKFPMRGNLPVRELERQNVWEENKVYEKRQKLNEGKPSFVLHDGPPYANGNIHMGHAMNKISKDFIVRSKSMMGFRSPYVPGWDTHGLPIEQQLKKAGVDRKALSIAEFREECRKYALEQVDKQRKDFKRLGVAGEWDNPYVTLDPTFEAQEVRVFGKMAERGLIYKGKKPVFWSWSSESALAEAEVEYHDVTSPSAFYGEHVVDGKGVLDEDTYMVVWTTTPWTIPGSEGITVDKDFDYSVVQPEGEQRKFVIATELVEVNAERFGWEKYEIVKTVKGSDLEYVLTEHPFYPDRKLVTMIGDFVTLDSGTGLVHTAPGFGEDDFNVGMQYDLDILVPVDDKGYLTAEAGSDFEGVFYEDANQISLDKLKAANLLLKYMPLEHSYPFDWRTKKPIIFRATPQWFASVDKIRSEILSAIDDVKFFPDWGQKRLHNMIRDRGDWVISRQRVWGVPLPIFYGEDGEAIITKETVEHVADLFEKNGSNIWFQKEAKELLPEGFTSEHSPNGTFTKETDIMDVWFDSGSSHQGVLAARENLNYPSDMYLEGSDQYRGWFNSSLITSVAVSGKAPYKQVLSQGFTLDGEGRKMSKSLGNTIVPEKVIKQMGAEIIRLWVLSVDTSADVRVSMDSFKQISESYRKIRNTVRFLLANTTDFDPAENTVTFDEMEALDQYMEIRINKFTKDVLDAYATYNFMDIYKKLINFVTVDLSAFYLDIAKDVVYIEGENSHKRRSMQTVLYDVAVRLTKLLTPVLPHTTEEIWEYLKEPEEFVQLSEMPSVNHYNNELETSKNFAEFMEIRSEVFKALEKARNEKLIGKSFEARIVLYASDNVVQLLEKLHIDVRQALIVSALEVKPLENAPTEAEKYTDELAIAVGHAKGVVCPRCRMIKEDVGVDKDFPTLCVNCAAIVKADYPEAASVGLEE
- a CDS encoding DivIVA domain-containing protein; translation: MTLTPLDIHNKEFRVKLRGYDQDEVNDFLDQIIKDYELNLKENEKLADGLKQNEEKLKYFNDLKDSLNQSIIVAQEAADKVKANSQREAEIINHEAQKQAKDIVDEANEKARRIVEDASQKAKRLIFETDDLKKQARIFRQKLQVMMESQLEVVKGSEWDEILRQGDTSSYEEIQEAIRRDSELDKAAAKEVQSFSNIEVEDDKVEETVSEKKAVVIFPEDDEGQHFDENSSSENLK
- a CDS encoding RNA-binding protein — translated: MDKQTIYQHFRSEESPIIDELSSLMTQAATEYRPILTDFLNPREVYIAQTLLNTEPDLRMKTSGLFHKAERRRALFYPRYYEPNDADFEFSLILVKYPTKFATLKHSQVLGALTNIGIRRSLIGDIVTDSERWQFVTATNMVNFLKLQVESIGKVKVHLEEVDKAEIIAPIDGWQNYQLTVSSLRLDTLIAGVYNLSRKHVKDLLGSGKVVLNWMNIEKPDVEVAEHDIVSVRGYGRFRLNELQGVSKKGKIRVKTDVLKK
- a CDS encoding YggT family protein is translated as MILTIVNRLFELYSFAIIVYVLMSWFPMAQGSKLSEILGRICEPYLSFFDRFVPLIGGISFAPIVALIALRFIQSGFNFVFSLAFGFLTILV
- a CDS encoding cell division protein SepF, encoding MALGAKFGKFFGISEDQFDDENYQYEDQESPQVDTNKKVVSLDGKRRAMSEKKIALFEPRVYSDVKAIATRLLSDQAAVVNFQRMEEQQSKRIVDFLTGTIFAINGEIQRIGDQIFLCTPAGFVVEGNVTTEFTDSDFN
- the ftsZ gene encoding cell division protein FtsZ, with amino-acid sequence MEFSLDANENKGATIKVIGVGGAGGNAVNRMIADDVKGVEFIVANTDVQALASSKAETKIQLGPKLTRGLGAGSNPEVGDKAAQESEEALAEALKGADMIFVTAGMGGGTGTGAAPIIAKVAKEQGALTVGVVTRPFSFEGPKRARFAAEGVAQMKEHVDTLVIIANNRLLEIVDKKTPMMEAFKEADNVLRQGVQGISDLITSPGYVNLDFADVKTVMENQGSALMGIGSANGENRTADATKKAISSPLLEVSIDGAEQVLLNITGGPDLSLFEAQDASDIVAQAATSDVNIIFGTSINEDLEDTVVVTVIATGIDKKNLDNKRSTRLTQDNYNNLRKNDNVETVRETENNDPLKDWDLRRETTEERPVDDVKTDEFRNVEKKKFDIFKMDTEKEKDDNDEDGLNTPPFFRHRRK
- the ftsA gene encoding cell division protein FtsA, whose amino-acid sequence is MDNSGIYVGLDIGTTSIKVIVAEFVKGQLNIIGVGSERSDGLSRGVIVDIDRAVDAIKAAVDQAEQKANIQISEVTVGIPANFLEIVPCNGMIAVGDGSGKSKEIDSTDVYHVTKAALVQKLPPERDIIDVIPNEFTVDGFDGIKDPRGMVGVRLEMNGVLYTGPRTVLHNTVKCVERAGLVVKDTIVAPLALATQALSDGEQDFGAVLIDLGGGQTTAAVVHDHKLKYTYVDQEGGKFVTKDISVVLNTSLENAEKIKRNFGYAASYLASKDDVFPVEVVGKADTVQISGEYLSEIIEARLTQIFTKLKTVLEEIDALQLPGGIIITGGVSALPGIKELAEDIFETNIKLFIPQQMGLRHPSFTQSIGLVAYMTKQSEIEKVVKASLEGDISVIEDNVEDDTHEQQVDYNKNTEQKKQKVKKNSSFEGIKNFFNTFFD
- a CDS encoding cell division protein FtsQ/DivIB; this encodes MKFKFSNFFGREKNSNQPLTPWEQAQKKRHKKILKKNKLAKNRMGNKLPKLSKQRNLFLRRRMLINLLFFGCITLISLYFILPISKVKEIKVTGVDQVTQEAIKNVSGIRTNDYMMQVYLRKKESSNLIKKNISEVRNARFILSNRTVNIRISKETIVGYLLKSDNYYALNSAGNVSTVKHTSPEGNLPVFSNFKNSTETKLLAKQMNKLSSSVLTGISEIHATPDSVNPERIKVYMNDGNEIIATLSTFARKMQYYSQIKAKASGKIRIDFEVGAYSTELK